From the Deltaproteobacteria bacterium genome, one window contains:
- a CDS encoding D-2-hydroxyacid dehydrogenase — protein sequence MTRMSILQLDKPTNILVLLGLTLPEVTEGDLAKINAAAPSGSTVRVVSNVKDAIAAAGDVEVILGFIPEPLFRAAPRLRWVHAIASGVDMFLYPAMRDSDVVLTGEKGLVGGHLADTGFGLLLNLTRQIATSIRLGPASWDAREAMRVKEIELEGLTMGIVGFGGTGRAMARRAVAFGMNVIAVDEWPVAPSDGVHEVWATERLPVLLAASDVVAICCPLSPKTRNLFDDRTFNQMKRGAFLVNVTRGEIMDSDALVRALQDGRCAGAGLDVAPKEPLPADHPLWKLENVVMTPHTAGASQLRARRNLDRFCDNLRLVQRGEPLLGAINKQLGY from the coding sequence ATGACCCGTATGAGCATTCTTCAGTTGGACAAACCCACGAACATTCTAGTGCTATTGGGACTCACCCTCCCCGAAGTGACCGAAGGCGACCTGGCGAAAATCAACGCTGCTGCCCCTTCTGGGTCGACCGTTCGCGTGGTCTCGAACGTCAAAGATGCGATTGCTGCCGCAGGGGATGTTGAGGTCATTCTCGGCTTTATCCCCGAGCCATTGTTCAGAGCCGCCCCACGCTTGCGCTGGGTTCATGCCATTGCCTCCGGCGTTGATATGTTCCTGTATCCAGCGATGCGCGACTCAGATGTTGTACTCACCGGTGAGAAGGGATTGGTCGGTGGGCATCTCGCCGATACCGGCTTTGGCCTGTTATTGAACCTCACGCGGCAGATTGCGACATCGATCCGTCTCGGTCCGGCGAGTTGGGACGCACGGGAAGCGATGCGCGTGAAAGAGATCGAGCTTGAGGGCCTAACGATGGGTATTGTTGGCTTTGGCGGCACCGGTCGCGCCATGGCACGCCGTGCCGTTGCCTTTGGCATGAACGTCATCGCGGTCGATGAGTGGCCTGTCGCTCCGTCGGACGGGGTGCATGAGGTCTGGGCAACCGAACGGCTGCCAGTACTCCTCGCTGCCTCAGATGTTGTGGCAATCTGCTGTCCGCTCTCGCCAAAAACGCGCAATCTTTTCGATGACAGAACGTTCAACCAAATGAAGCGCGGCGCCTTTCTGGTCAACGTCACCAGGGGTGAAATCATGGACAGTGATGCGTTGGTACGGGCGCTGCAGGATGGACGATGTGCTGGTGCAGGCCTCGATGTCGCCCCGAAGGAACCTCTACCGGCAGATCACCCGTTGTGGAAGTTAGAGAACGTCGTGATGACGCCGCATACCGCCGGTGCAAGTCAGCTACGCGCACGCCGGAATTTAGATCGTTTCTGCGACAACCTGCGCCTTGTCCAACGTGGTGAGCCTTTATTGGGAGCGATTAATAAGCAACTTGGCTATTAG
- a CDS encoding amidohydrolase: MKVVDGDSHFIEPLDVFVRYIDPAYRERAMHMETDTKGRPQLVVDGRTMRLGNDAEEMLSVVVGYGQKEDGHALNNMDRTKMTGGDWEDMGKRIQYLDAEGFDYQILFPTLGLLWEGDVRDAALAAALCRAYNTWAFEAVSSYGNRLFPAAHISLRDPELAAQEINRVAKLGARSVMVGSAPVHGKSFGDALYDPVWAAAQDCNVAVSIHPAGNKDYLGSAWMRDRNPGFMFISMNVIQDPRMSLSTLVYDGALERFPSLRVATVESMGSWVGEWVERFEYRYQYMRHTSQMKRPIREYLARNIWINADPSEKLLPLIVQFVGHEKFFVGSDYPHAEGFVHPVQGMKELLTGLPTTAINGILGTNACAFYGLQN; this comes from the coding sequence ATGAAAGTCGTTGACGGCGACAGCCACTTTATTGAACCCCTGGATGTCTTTGTTCGTTACATCGACCCGGCCTATCGGGAACGTGCGATGCACATGGAGACCGACACCAAAGGCAGGCCACAGCTGGTGGTTGACGGCAGAACCATGCGGCTGGGCAACGATGCGGAGGAGATGCTGAGTGTGGTCGTGGGCTACGGCCAAAAAGAAGACGGTCATGCGCTCAATAACATGGATCGAACCAAGATGACGGGTGGCGATTGGGAAGACATGGGTAAACGTATTCAATACCTGGATGCTGAAGGGTTTGACTACCAAATTCTCTTCCCAACCTTAGGCCTGTTGTGGGAAGGTGACGTCCGCGATGCTGCCTTGGCGGCTGCGTTGTGTCGAGCATACAACACCTGGGCCTTTGAGGCCGTGTCTAGCTATGGCAACCGGTTGTTTCCAGCTGCTCACATTTCATTACGTGATCCTGAGCTGGCAGCGCAAGAAATCAACCGTGTTGCCAAATTGGGCGCACGTTCAGTGATGGTTGGGTCCGCGCCCGTGCACGGCAAGAGCTTTGGTGACGCACTGTACGATCCGGTGTGGGCTGCGGCGCAGGACTGTAACGTCGCGGTCAGTATTCACCCTGCTGGTAACAAGGATTATCTGGGTAGTGCCTGGATGCGCGATCGTAATCCTGGGTTCATGTTCATTTCGATGAATGTCATTCAAGATCCACGCATGTCGCTCAGTACTCTGGTGTATGACGGCGCCTTGGAACGCTTCCCTTCTCTACGTGTCGCAACGGTAGAATCGATGGGCAGTTGGGTGGGCGAATGGGTTGAACGCTTCGAGTATCGCTATCAGTACATGCGCCACACGTCGCAGATGAAACGACCGATCCGCGAATATCTGGCTCGCAACATTTGGATCAATGCGGACCCGAGCGAAAAGTTGCTCCCGCTCATCGTGCAATTCGTCGGGCATGAAAAGTTTTTCGTTGGCTCTGATTACCCGCATGCCGAAGGTTTTGTCCACCCAGTACAAGGCATGAAAGAGCTACTCACCGGCTTACCGACAACGGCGATAAACGGCATACTCGGGACCAACGCCTGCGCGTTCTACGGGCTACAGAACTAA
- a CDS encoding TIGR03619 family F420-dependent LLM class oxidoreductase: MKLGVSMFATDYAIRPDELALACEDRGFESIWFPEHTHIPASRKSPWPGGAELPKEYWHTHDLFVAMTAAAAVTKNIKIGSGICLVIERDPILMAKEVASVDQISNGRVLFGIGGGWNAEEMENHGTPFKRRWKVLREKIEAMKEIWTKDAAEYHGEFVNFDPIWSYPKPYQKPYPPILMGTFNGGLNRVVNYCNGWIPVGFFSKDLPESIKELGQMAQKAGKTSGDFPVSIFGASDKEEELATLQKMGAERAVFVVPSEGRDTILPMLDKYAKLVVKFA; encoded by the coding sequence CGACCGATTACGCAATCCGACCGGATGAACTAGCCTTAGCCTGCGAAGATCGCGGCTTTGAGTCGATTTGGTTTCCTGAACATACCCATATCCCGGCTAGTCGAAAGTCACCGTGGCCGGGCGGTGCAGAGTTGCCGAAAGAGTACTGGCATACACATGATCTCTTTGTCGCGATGACTGCCGCGGCTGCCGTCACCAAGAACATCAAAATCGGCAGCGGGATATGTTTGGTGATCGAACGTGATCCAATCCTCATGGCGAAAGAGGTCGCGTCGGTTGACCAAATCTCCAATGGTCGTGTGTTGTTCGGTATCGGTGGCGGCTGGAACGCCGAGGAAATGGAAAACCACGGCACGCCATTCAAGCGGCGCTGGAAAGTGTTGCGCGAGAAGATCGAAGCCATGAAAGAAATCTGGACCAAAGATGCCGCCGAATATCACGGTGAGTTTGTCAATTTCGATCCGATCTGGAGCTATCCAAAGCCATATCAGAAACCGTATCCACCAATTCTGATGGGCACCTTCAACGGCGGACTCAATCGTGTAGTGAACTATTGTAATGGGTGGATTCCAGTCGGCTTCTTCTCGAAAGACTTACCTGAGTCCATAAAAGAACTCGGACAGATGGCACAAAAAGCAGGCAAAACGTCCGGCGACTTTCCGGTGTCCATTTTCGGCGCATCAGATAAGGAAGAAGAACTGGCGACCTTGCAAAAGATGGGCGCGGAACGCGCAGTATTTGTCGTCCCGTCTGAGGGACGCGACACGATTCTGCCAATGCTTGATAAATATGCAAAGTTGGTAGTGAAGTTTGCCTAG
- a CDS encoding amidohydrolase family protein, whose protein sequence is MGKNVDEFARATGRAPIDAFLDLSLAENLKTGFKLHDFANRDQDALATMLTHPNAVIGLSDGGAHAKLFSLGKYPVEFIANWARDRQLMSLEEAHWRLSFVPSWIIGLQDRGWLRQGMAADIIVYDLDGLRVTPTEPEMIHDLPGGEGRLVQRAVGIDYTIINGRITFEGQQCTGARPGALLRSAAYQQNS, encoded by the coding sequence TTGGGGAAGAATGTCGACGAATTCGCCCGTGCCACAGGTCGTGCTCCGATTGATGCATTCCTCGACTTATCACTGGCAGAGAACCTCAAAACCGGATTCAAGCTCCATGACTTCGCCAATCGTGATCAAGATGCGTTGGCAACGATGTTAACTCATCCGAATGCGGTTATTGGCCTTTCTGACGGTGGGGCGCATGCCAAACTATTTTCACTCGGCAAATACCCCGTTGAGTTTATCGCCAATTGGGCTCGTGACCGGCAATTGATGTCTCTCGAAGAAGCGCACTGGCGTTTGTCGTTCGTACCCTCGTGGATCATTGGCTTGCAGGACCGTGGCTGGTTGAGACAAGGCATGGCTGCGGACATTATTGTCTATGATCTCGATGGATTACGTGTCACCCCAACTGAGCCGGAAATGATTCACGATCTTCCTGGTGGTGAAGGTCGGTTAGTACAGCGAGCAGTCGGCATCGATTACACGATCATCAATGGGCGGATAACCTTCGAGGGACAACAGTGCACTGGCGCGCGACCGGGAGCGCTGCTCCGGAGCGCCGCATACCAGCAAAATTCATAA
- a CDS encoding molybdopterin guanine dinucleotide-containing S/N-oxide reductase — translation MARDQRPRNRPLQSSHWGAFTPTVVNGQFVSVEPFALDLSPSPMLQSIPDAVYHPCRVRQPAVREGWLRHGSGKGNAGRGSDRFVPISWEKALNLVAEELRRVISQYGNRSIFAGTYGWASAGRFHHAKSQLQRFLNCIGGFVGSRETYSNAAVEVLCKRVVGSARHGAGGPSWQSVIDHGELVVTFGGLPLRNTQVTTGGAIEHGTPAWLERAKAAGVGFCNISPTRDDMAATLDAEWLAPRPNTDTAVMLALAHTLIDEKLHNREFLARYSVGFERFHQYLLGNTDGVAKDADWAERVSEIPAAKIRQLARRMARSRTLITANWSLQRSDHGEQPMWAMIALAAILGQIGLPGGGFGVGYGSMEGLADVRPPAPVPVLPTGKNPVEDFIPVARIADMLLRPGQPFQYNGLDLLYPDIHLVYWSGGNPFHHHQDLNRLVDAWRRPDTIIVNDPWWTATARHADLVLPSTTTVERNDIGASSFDRFVIAMKQAIAPVGQARNDYDIFADLAARFGVRQQFTEGHSELEFLWQIYDTAATWAARWEMHWPSFDEFWQQGFYEIPRVAEPYVAFADFRADPVSNPLATPSGRIEIFSETIDGFGYDDCPGHPTWLEPVEWLGSSTAERYPLHLLTSQPRTRLHAQMDMGRVSQSSKVRGREPIRLNPADAARRGITSGDIVRVVNDRGALLAGAVVTEDLRPHVVQMATGAWYDPAEPGVVGSLDKHGNPNVLTLDKGTSRLAQGSSAQTTLVEVEKYTGPELTVTAFDPPLVPQMNRAGGE, via the coding sequence ATGGCGAGAGATCAGCGACCGCGTAACCGACCATTGCAAAGTTCCCATTGGGGTGCGTTTACTCCCACCGTGGTCAATGGACAATTTGTGAGTGTGGAGCCTTTTGCGCTCGATCTGTCTCCCTCGCCGATGCTGCAATCAATTCCTGATGCCGTGTATCACCCATGCCGGGTACGACAGCCTGCTGTTCGTGAAGGATGGTTACGGCACGGCTCAGGAAAGGGGAATGCAGGTCGCGGCAGCGATCGTTTCGTGCCTATCTCATGGGAAAAAGCACTCAATCTTGTTGCCGAAGAGTTACGCCGCGTGATCTCGCAGTATGGCAATAGATCTATCTTTGCCGGTACCTATGGTTGGGCGAGTGCTGGTCGCTTTCATCATGCCAAGTCACAACTCCAACGTTTCCTCAATTGTATTGGTGGTTTTGTTGGGTCCCGCGAAACCTACAGCAATGCCGCTGTGGAAGTGCTGTGCAAACGTGTCGTCGGCAGTGCTCGACACGGTGCAGGTGGCCCGAGTTGGCAGAGCGTCATCGACCACGGGGAACTAGTCGTGACATTCGGTGGCCTTCCGTTGCGCAATACCCAGGTGACCACTGGCGGTGCTATCGAACATGGAACGCCTGCCTGGTTGGAGCGAGCGAAAGCTGCGGGTGTTGGCTTCTGCAATATCAGTCCGACTCGTGATGACATGGCTGCGACCCTTGATGCTGAATGGTTAGCACCGCGGCCCAACACTGACACAGCGGTGATGCTTGCCCTCGCGCACACCCTGATCGACGAGAAACTCCATAACCGGGAGTTTCTTGCTCGCTATAGCGTGGGCTTCGAGCGTTTTCACCAGTATTTGCTTGGCAACACGGATGGTGTGGCGAAAGATGCAGACTGGGCTGAGCGCGTGAGTGAAATCCCAGCGGCGAAAATTCGCCAGCTAGCTCGACGTATGGCACGCTCTCGGACGTTGATTACTGCCAATTGGTCCTTGCAGCGCAGTGATCACGGCGAACAGCCGATGTGGGCGATGATCGCACTAGCCGCTATTCTGGGCCAGATTGGTCTTCCGGGCGGAGGGTTTGGGGTTGGGTACGGCAGTATGGAAGGCCTTGCGGATGTGCGACCTCCAGCTCCTGTTCCGGTATTGCCCACTGGGAAGAATCCTGTAGAGGACTTCATTCCGGTAGCGCGCATTGCCGACATGCTGCTCCGTCCAGGGCAACCGTTCCAGTACAATGGGTTAGACCTGCTCTACCCTGATATCCACTTGGTCTATTGGAGCGGGGGCAATCCGTTTCATCATCATCAAGATCTGAACCGTCTTGTCGACGCGTGGCGGCGACCGGATACCATCATTGTCAATGATCCGTGGTGGACGGCGACGGCACGGCACGCCGATCTCGTCCTGCCATCGACGACCACGGTAGAGCGTAATGATATTGGTGCGAGTTCCTTTGATCGCTTTGTGATTGCGATGAAACAAGCTATCGCTCCAGTAGGGCAGGCGCGCAACGACTACGACATCTTTGCTGATCTGGCAGCTCGCTTTGGGGTTCGTCAACAGTTTACCGAAGGTCACAGTGAATTAGAATTTCTGTGGCAGATCTATGATACTGCGGCGACGTGGGCGGCACGCTGGGAAATGCATTGGCCGTCTTTTGACGAGTTTTGGCAACAAGGATTTTATGAAATACCGCGGGTTGCGGAACCCTATGTTGCCTTTGCTGACTTTCGTGCCGATCCCGTGAGTAATCCACTAGCCACGCCTTCTGGCCGCATCGAAATCTTCTCCGAGACGATCGACGGGTTTGGCTATGACGACTGTCCTGGTCATCCGACCTGGCTGGAGCCGGTAGAATGGCTTGGCAGCAGTACGGCTGAGCGCTATCCATTGCATTTGTTGACCTCCCAACCGAGGACGAGGCTTCATGCACAGATGGATATGGGACGCGTTAGTCAGAGTAGTAAGGTCCGAGGTCGGGAGCCGATCCGCCTCAATCCCGCTGACGCGGCACGACGGGGTATTACGAGCGGTGACATTGTTCGCGTTGTTAATGACCGCGGTGCACTGTTGGCTGGCGCGGTTGTCACTGAGGATCTTCGCCCTCACGTTGTGCAGATGGCTACCGGCGCGTGGTACGATCCTGCGGAACCTGGGGTGGTTGGGAGCCTTGATAAGCACGGCAATCCCAATGTCTTGACGTTAGATAAAGGTACGTCACGGCTGGCGCAGGGAAGTAGTGCGCAGACCACACTGGTAGAAGTCGAAAAATACACGGGGCCCGAACTCACAGTGACCGCGTTCGATCCACCGCTGGTCCCGCAGATGAATCGTGCAGGAGGGGAGTAA
- a CDS encoding amidohydrolase family protein produces MSYDLLIKNGTIVDGTGAPRYQADVAVANGKIAEIGKITDGATKVIDASDLVVSPGFVDPHTHYDAQICWDPLITSSSWHGVTSLVMGNCGVGLAPCKPEVREIAAWDLVNVESIPFDVLAKGVTWDWTTFPQYMDAAAKRGSGINLGFLAPLTPFRHFVMGEESMDRAATPAETAQIKALIKEAVAAGAMGFTTSFIAQHIGYKGRPLACRQASFDEFKAYSNALKELGRGSIELALTNDISVVDEREYALLDLLLTESGRPVTWLALLNRDDKPNAPQETLRATAELCKKGAVPQVSCRPLIIQIDLRNPFIFSNLPCWNPAFQRPIDEQIAFYRDPSFRAAFRKEMEAPKVFSGRWDRAIVHEVSNPAMKSLLGKSVAQIAKERGKDGLDTFLDLAIEDRLELQYTYELFNANEEKIPELIKDPRVMVGLSDGGAHVDMLCDAGYATYLLGTWVRDKSVLSLEHAIKRLTSEPAAFFGISQRGTIKKGMAADFAIFDMKTVGSPKRGEMRNDLPGGGRRLVVPAKGVEYTIVNGTVLYEHQKHTGAMPGQVLRSGQA; encoded by the coding sequence ATGTCGTACGATCTTCTCATAAAGAACGGAACCATTGTCGATGGGACAGGCGCCCCTCGTTACCAAGCGGATGTCGCAGTCGCCAACGGCAAAATCGCCGAGATAGGCAAGATCACTGATGGCGCAACGAAGGTCATTGATGCCTCAGACCTCGTGGTTTCACCAGGCTTCGTCGATCCCCACACCCACTATGATGCCCAGATTTGCTGGGATCCCTTGATCACCTCGTCCTCCTGGCACGGCGTCACCAGCCTGGTCATGGGCAACTGCGGCGTCGGACTTGCCCCGTGCAAACCAGAAGTGCGCGAGATCGCGGCGTGGGATTTAGTCAATGTCGAATCAATTCCGTTTGACGTGCTCGCGAAGGGCGTGACCTGGGATTGGACGACCTTCCCACAGTACATGGATGCTGCGGCTAAACGTGGCTCAGGTATCAACCTTGGCTTTCTCGCACCGTTGACTCCCTTCCGCCATTTTGTGATGGGCGAAGAGTCGATGGACCGTGCCGCAACCCCAGCAGAAACCGCCCAAATCAAAGCGCTCATCAAAGAAGCAGTAGCGGCCGGCGCAATGGGATTCACCACCAGTTTTATCGCCCAACACATTGGCTATAAGGGTCGTCCGTTAGCGTGCCGTCAAGCGAGCTTCGATGAATTCAAAGCCTACAGTAACGCCCTGAAAGAACTGGGCAGAGGTTCAATCGAGTTGGCCCTGACCAACGATATCTCTGTGGTTGACGAACGCGAGTACGCTTTGTTGGACTTACTGCTCACAGAAAGTGGCCGTCCGGTGACGTGGCTGGCATTGCTTAATCGCGACGACAAACCCAATGCACCGCAGGAAACACTGCGGGCAACCGCTGAGCTGTGCAAGAAGGGCGCAGTCCCACAAGTGAGCTGTCGTCCATTGATCATTCAGATCGATCTGCGCAACCCATTTATCTTCTCGAATCTTCCCTGCTGGAACCCCGCGTTCCAACGCCCGATAGACGAGCAGATCGCCTTCTATCGTGATCCGAGCTTCCGCGCGGCCTTCCGCAAGGAGATGGAGGCGCCGAAGGTCTTCAGCGGACGGTGGGATCGTGCGATTGTACATGAAGTCAGCAATCCGGCGATGAAGTCGCTGCTGGGCAAGAGCGTCGCGCAAATCGCCAAAGAACGCGGCAAAGATGGGCTCGACACGTTTTTAGATCTGGCCATCGAAGACCGGCTCGAATTGCAATACACCTACGAGCTCTTCAACGCCAATGAAGAGAAAATTCCTGAGCTGATCAAAGACCCACGCGTAATGGTCGGCCTCTCCGATGGTGGCGCGCACGTCGACATGCTGTGTGATGCTGGCTATGCAACCTATCTGTTAGGCACGTGGGTGCGCGACAAGTCAGTCCTGTCCCTGGAGCATGCGATTAAACGCCTCACCAGCGAACCGGCAGCATTCTTTGGTATTAGCCAGCGTGGCACGATCAAAAAAGGCATGGCGGCGGACTTCGCGATCTTCGATATGAAGACGGTCGGCTCGCCGAAACGTGGCGAAATGCGGAACGACCTGCCTGGCGGTGGCCGACGACTGGTCGTTCCGGCAAAGGGTGTGGAATACACGATCGTCAATGGTACCGTGCTGTACGAGCACCAGAAACATACTGGCGCGATGCCCGGCCAGGTGTTGCGCTCTGGGCAGGCGTAG
- a CDS encoding CoA transferase produces MGVLSGYKVVEFAGIGPAPMCAMLLSDMGAEVLRIDRAEDANLGISTDAKFNVLGRGRRSVAIDLKSKEGTEVALKLIAKADALIEGFRPGVMERLGLGPDVCMARNPKLVYGRMTGWGQEGPMAHAAGHDINYIALTGALHSIGRRGEAPVPPLNLVGDFGGGGVYLALGVVGALLEAQKSGKGQTIDVAMVDGASSLMAAIYGLRAAGRWTDTRGDNILDTGAHYYNVYETKDGKYVSIGSIETKFYAELLQLSGLQHEELPKQNDKNNWPKMNERLASIFRNKTRDEWCKIMEGSDVCFAPVLDMGEAPKHPHNKHRGTFVEVDGVMQPGPAPRFSRTPSAIQGPPSTPGQHTAVALKDWGFSSSEVEQLQKSGAIGTRG; encoded by the coding sequence ATGGGAGTCTTATCCGGTTACAAAGTCGTCGAATTTGCTGGCATTGGTCCAGCACCGATGTGTGCGATGTTGCTGTCCGACATGGGCGCTGAAGTGCTGCGCATCGACCGTGCCGAGGATGCGAACCTAGGAATCTCGACTGATGCGAAGTTTAACGTGCTGGGTCGCGGTCGCCGCTCTGTCGCAATCGATCTCAAGAGTAAAGAAGGCACCGAAGTTGCCCTTAAACTGATCGCGAAAGCAGATGCTCTGATTGAAGGCTTCCGCCCTGGCGTGATGGAGCGCCTCGGTCTTGGTCCAGATGTGTGCATGGCCCGCAATCCCAAACTGGTCTACGGACGCATGACTGGTTGGGGCCAAGAAGGTCCGATGGCACACGCTGCTGGTCATGACATCAACTACATTGCATTGACTGGCGCTCTGCATTCAATTGGTCGTCGTGGCGAAGCTCCGGTCCCGCCACTAAACCTCGTCGGCGACTTTGGTGGTGGTGGTGTCTATCTCGCCCTCGGCGTGGTTGGCGCATTATTAGAAGCGCAAAAGTCCGGAAAAGGCCAAACCATTGATGTTGCGATGGTCGATGGTGCGTCATCACTGATGGCGGCGATCTACGGCCTGCGTGCAGCCGGTCGGTGGACCGACACTCGTGGTGACAATATCCTCGACACCGGCGCGCATTATTACAACGTGTACGAGACCAAAGACGGAAAATACGTTTCGATCGGTTCGATTGAGACCAAATTCTACGCTGAACTGCTGCAGCTCAGCGGGTTACAACACGAAGAGTTACCCAAACAGAACGACAAGAACAACTGGCCGAAGATGAACGAGCGCTTGGCTTCGATCTTCCGCAACAAAACCCGTGATGAGTGGTGTAAGATCATGGAAGGCAGTGATGTCTGTTTTGCGCCAGTGCTCGATATGGGCGAAGCACCAAAGCATCCACACAATAAACATCGCGGCACGTTCGTTGAGGTTGATGGCGTCATGCAGCCAGGTCCTGCCCCGCGTTTCAGCCGCACTCCTAGTGCGATTCAGGGTCCGCCTTCCACCCCCGGACAACATACCGCTGTTGCTCTCAAGGATTGGGGGTTTAGCAGTAGTGAAGTAGAGCAATTGCAAAAGTCGGGAGCGATTGGGACAAGAGGGTAA